The Abditibacteriaceae bacterium sequence CGCTGCTGATGAGCTTTGGCTCGATGGCCATGATGGCAATGATCTGGGTATTCGCCGGTTACTCCATCGCTTTCGGCAACGGCGGAGACGCCAACGCTTACTGGGGTGGCTTGCAGTTCGCTGGACTGAAGGGCGTCGACTCCACAACGGCCCACAGCCTCGCGGCGACGATTCCTCACCAAACGTTCATGGTTTTCCAGATGATGTTTTTCATCATTACACCTGCTCTGATTTCCGGCTCGCTCGTTGAGCGCATGAAATTCTCGTCTTACCTCGTTTTTATCGCGCTTTGGGGCTTGCTGGTTTACTGCCCGGTTGCTCACTGGGTTTGGGGCGGCGGTTTCATCGGCGCAGCACCGAAAGATGGCGGTTTCGGCGCTCTCGACTTCGCTGGTGGTGCGGTTGTTCACGTCAACGCTGGTTTCGCAGCTCTGGCCGGTGCTCTTGTTCTCGGCGCTCGCAAAGGCTACCGCGAATCGCTCATGCGTCCACACAACCTGCCTTTCTGTTTGCTCGGTGTCGGCCTCTTGTGGTTCGGCTGGTATGGCTTTAACGCCGGTTCCGCTGTCGGCGCGGGCAGCCTCGCTACTGTCGCTTTCGTCAACACAACTCTGGGCGCAGCTGCCGCAATGCTGACCTGGATGCTTATTGAACAATTCGCTCGCAAAGAAATGACGGCTCTAGGCGCAGGCACCGGTGCAGTTGCTGGTCTGGTTGGCATTACTCCGGCTTGCGGCTTTGTTTCCCCGATTGGTGCGATTTTCGTCGGTGCCATTACCTCGATTGTTTGCTATATCATGGCGAACATTCGCGCCAAGAACCGCGTTGACGATTCGCTCGATGCGTTTGCTGTTCACGGTGTTGGCGGTTTCACCGGCGCAGTTCTAACCGGCATCTTCTCAACAGCACTTTTGGGCGCAACCGACATCGGCGGCTCCGGTGTCAGCCCGCTGGCCGTTGCCGGTGGCGCGGGACAATTGATTGCTCAGATCAAAGGCACAGCCCTCGTCGCGGTTTACTCCTTTGTCGTCAGCTTCATCTTGTTCAAAGTCATCGACATGGTGATGGGATTGCGCGCTTCGGAAGAAATCGAAGATCGCGGTCTCGACCTTGGCCTGCACGGCGAAGAAGCCTACGCCGAAGTCGGCGGCTAAAGTTACTCGCAAACAAAAAAGCCAGACCGCAAGGTCTGGCTTTTTTGCTGTCTGAGTACGGTCGAATTCGGGTGCCACTGCCCTTCGCTTCGCGTGGGCACCCGCGTAGCTGAAGGGCGGATACTTTAGCGCGTCGTGACGCGCAAATTGGAAATAGTGGCGGTGATGCGGCCATTAGCATCAATCGAACTGGTGACATCGGCCTGCACGCGATAGTTGGGCGCGTCGCCTTTTCCAATAAGGCCGAGATTTACTCGTGAAGTAAAAGAACCGGTTCGACCCGAAATCGTGCCCTGAATCTGAATGACGCCGACGCTGCGATACGTCTCACCGTTCGGGCCTTGAACGCTGATGCCTTGAGCGTTGAGTTGACCGCGCACATCGTAGCCATTGCCGGACGGCTGTGCTTGGAACACCGCGTGAATGCTGCCATTCGCTGTGTAACTCTGCCCGTTGACCGTCGTTGTCAGATTGTTCAGCGGGATGCGGAGGTTCGTCTTGATGGTCGTGTCGTTCTGGGAACCCGCTTCTGCGAACGCGACTGGCATTGTTGAGGGCGCCGTAAGCGGCAGCGCGGTCAGCGCGGAAAAGGCCGCGACTGTGAGCCAACGAAATTTTTTGGTTTGCATAAGATACTCCTTCTACCGTTACTCTGAAAAAGCAACGTATTGTCAGGATCATGTTAAGCAAGCGCAATGCCGCGACA is a genomic window containing:
- a CDS encoding ammonium transporter, with product MMLLALLAALMCAVPSFAQEAATAAAAKAPELAAPLTELKLDTGDNAWVLASAALVLLMTPGLAYFYGGLVRSKNMLNTLLMSFGSMAMMAMIWVFAGYSIAFGNGGDANAYWGGLQFAGLKGVDSTTAHSLAATIPHQTFMVFQMMFFIITPALISGSLVERMKFSSYLVFIALWGLLVYCPVAHWVWGGGFIGAAPKDGGFGALDFAGGAVVHVNAGFAALAGALVLGARKGYRESLMRPHNLPFCLLGVGLLWFGWYGFNAGSAVGAGSLATVAFVNTTLGAAAAMLTWMLIEQFARKEMTALGAGTGAVAGLVGITPACGFVSPIGAIFVGAITSIVCYIMANIRAKNRVDDSLDAFAVHGVGGFTGAVLTGIFSTALLGATDIGGSGVSPLAVAGGAGQLIAQIKGTALVAVYSFVVSFILFKVIDMVMGLRASEEIEDRGLDLGLHGEEAYAEVGG